The Couchioplanes caeruleus sequence AGCCGGGCCACCGAGCGCCACCAGCCGAGCACGTGCAGCCGCTGCTCGGGGCCCTCGGCGAGCAGGGCACGCAGCCGCTCGCGGTACGCCGGCCCGGCCGCGTCGCACGCGTACCCGACCACGTAGTGCGGAATGCCGTCCGGCGCGAGCCCGGCGAACAGGTCGTCGAGGTCGCCGAGCCCGTACCAGTCCGCCTGGGGCAGCTCGGCGACGAGCCGGGCGGCGGGTCGCTCGGCGCTCGCGTCGAGGCAGACGATGCTGAACCGGGCGGGGCCCTGGGCGGCCAGCGACAGGGCGGCGGCCGCGAGCACGTCGCAGGCCTCGTCGGTGCGGGTGCCGAGGACCGCCAGGTTGCGCCCGGGCATCCGGCCCAGCCGCAGCCGTGCCGGGCGGGCGGCGACGTCGATGCGCTCGCCGAGCACCGCGCCGGGCGACGAGCCGACGTCCGCACTGCTGTCCGGCACCCGTCCGGCCGGCCGGTAGGCGTCCGGCAACCGCGGCACGGCGTCGCCGTCGAAGAGCCGCGGCGGCACGCACGTCACCGGCCGTTCCTGCCAGAGCTTGCGCTGCAAAGCCCGCCAGACCGAACGGTCGCTGGCGTCGGGCAGGCGCACGACCTGGTTGGCCCCGGCGACCCCGGAGTCGGCGTTGACGACCGCATGGAAGCGGGGGATGACGGCGGCGGCCAGGTTGGCGTCGGCCAGGATGCGGCGCGCCTTGGGCAGGGCGATCCGCAGCGTGAACTGTCCGACGAGGCCGGAGCGGCCCCAGAGCGCCTCGATGCCGGACACGTCCTGGCTGGCGAGCACCAGGTGGATGCCTTGGGAGCGGCCGCGCCGGGCGAGGTCCTCCAGCAGCGTGACGGCCTCCTCGGCGAGCGCGTCACGGCCGGCGAGCAGCACCTGGAACTCGTCGATCACCGCGACGATCCGGGGCCAGTGGCCGCCCGGATCCTCGGCGCGCAGCTCGGCGAGCTTCGTGGCCTCGTACCGTTTGGCGGCCTGGGCCCGTACGCGCAGTTCCTCGCCGAGGTGGCGCAGCATCGCGAGGCCGAACTCGCGGTCGCCGTTGACGTTGATGCCGGCCAGCCGCACCTGCGGCAGCCAGCTCGGGTCGCGCGGCCCGGGCGTGAACCGGGCGAAGGACACGCCCTCCTTGAAGTCCAGCAGATAGAGGGCGAGCTCGCCGGGGTCGTACCGGGCCGCGAGCGAGCCGATCCACGCGTAGATCAGGTTCGTCTTGCCCGATCCGGACGGCCCGCCGATCAGCGCATGCGGCGGATCGTCGCCCAGCGGCACGCAGACCAACGAGCCGTCGGTGCTGTCGCCGATCGGGGCGGTCAGGCCGTGCGCGGAGGACTCGGTCCAGATCTTCTCGGGCGTGAGGTCCGTGAAGCGCGCGGGCGGTGGTCCCTCGCGCAGCCGTTCCGCGGTGGTCCGGCAGAAGGCCGCGATCCGCTCCGCCGGGGGCGGCGCGTCGAGACGGACCGTCAGGCCGCCGGTGGTGTCGCAGGCCGCCGTCTCGCCGCGCACCGCGACGCGCTCCACCGTGGGATGCTGCGCGAGCTCCAGACCCCGGACCACGAGATGTACGCCGCAAGCCACGCCGGTGCGCACCACCCGGTCGAGCTGGGCCCGCTGGGCGTCGGTGAGGTCGCCGGTGCGGGCGGGGTCGAACAGCAGCACCACCACCCGCCACGGCTCGGGGCGGGACCCGGTGCCCGTGAGGTCGGCCAGGGAGGCGTGTTCGCCGGCCAGCACGCTCTCGTTGACCCGGCAGATGTGCTCGACCAGGTCGTCGAGGGTCGCGCCCAGCCCGCCGGGGCTGACGAATGACAGCAGGCCGGCGTTGCCCAGGGGGGCGAAGGCGGCCAGCGTCCCGCCGAGCTGCTCGGGGTCGTACACGCTGAGCCGCACGTCGCCGGGACGGGTGGTGCCGAGCGCGCGCAGCAGCAGCCCGGAGATGACGCCGTCGACGGCCGTCTGGTCGCCGAGGACGTTGAGGTGCGCGTGGTCGAGGAAGGGCACCAGGGCGGGCAGCTTGGTCCGTTCCTCGCCCGTCTCGTAGGCGACCGTCCCGATCCGCAGCAGCCCGGGCCGGCCCACCCGGTCGGGCTCGGTCGGCGTCCAGTAGCGCCACGAGGTCCCGGCCGCGCCGGAGGCGGTGAGCGCCGCCAGCGACTCGACGTTGCGGGTGAGGGCGGCGGCCTCGGCCTGGGTGCGGCGCAGGATGTCCTGACGCGCGGTGTCGCGGGCCTCGGCGAGCTGGGCGAGGCAGGTCGCGTACGCATCCCGGATCAGCTTCTTCCGGCGCTGGGCCTCGCTGCGCGCCGACTCGGCGGCGGCCAGCACCGCCCGGGCGGTACCGCGCGCCTCGGCCAGCTCTTGCCGGACGACGGCGACCAGCGCGTTGCGGTGGCTACCCACTCAACCCCCCGGAATCCACGTGGGGGGATTTTAGCTACTTTGAGGGTTTCGCCGACCTTTTGGGCGGCGTGTCGTGTTCGAAGGGTCGATCCGCGCAACGTAGGCGCCCGTCGCCGCCCGGGTCAGCCAGCGCGGATCCGTGCTCAGGAGGTCGCGCCAGAGTCGGGCGGCGATCATGTCGGCGCCTTCCGCCGCCCAGCGGTTCAGCCTCTCCCGCGGCACGTGGTAGCGGAACCATTCGAGGGCCCGGAGGGCGTCACCGTCCAGGTTGTCGGTCGGCGGGCTCCGGTCGTACGGTCGCAGCCCCAGCACCCGGCAGTAGTGCAGGGCGTTGTAGCGCCACCACTCCTCGGTGATGCCGAATCCCGCGGCGGGCTTCAGCTTGCGGACCTGTTCCGCCAGCACCGCCCGCAGCTCGGCGGCCCGCACCAGCGACTGCTCCGCCAGCCCCGGCCCGCGTTCGCGCAGCCGTCGCTCCAGCATGGGCAGCTCGACGAGCGGACTGCGCATCAGCCGCGCGGTGTCGCCGAAGTCTTCCAGCGCGCGCCGGGTCAACCGCCGGAACTCCTGCTCGTCCAGGGCGATCAGCCGGTGCCGCTCGTGCCGCCGGGGCAGCGCCTCGGCGGCCATCAGCAGCGCGGCGCGGTCGAGCCGCAGCCGGTCCTGGTGCAGGAACGCCACCCGATCCAGCGCGGCCCGCACCGGCGCGGCCAGCCCGACCGCCCCCAGCGCCACCGCCACCAGCACGAACTGCGGCACGATCACGGCCGCCGCCCGGGGCGCCGCGAGCATCGTCAGGGTCGCCGGCCCGGCGCAGAGCAGCGTGGCCGCCACCGCCGCGACGAATGAGCGCCGCAGGTCGGGCACCAGGCGCTCACCCGCCTCCGCCGCATCCGCTATGGCGACGAGGAACCCGAACAGCAACAGGTCGAGACCGATGGCGGCGATCAACGGCTCCGGCGGGCCCAGGTCGCCGGGGGCCAGCAGGACGGTCAAACCGACGGCGTGGAGCAGGGCGGTGGCGGACAGCGCGACCGGCAACGGGTGCGGCCGGAACCGGTCGCGGTTGCGCAGCAACAGAGTCGTCGCGCCGGCCAGGGGTGTCAGGGCGACGAGCTTGCCCACGCCGGGCAGCACCACGGCGAGGATCAGGAACAGGACGGATGCGTACGCCCACCCGACGTTGACCAGCCGCCGCTCCGGGACACCGCGAGGCAGCAGCGCTGTCGCCGTGCCGGACCAGCACAACGCCGGCACGCAGAGCAGTACCTCGGCCACCGCGGACCCGGGTGCCACGCTCCAGGCGGCGACCGCCACCGCGTAGACGCCGAGCGCCCCACCCGCGCGCCACAGCACGACCCGGGCCGGATCCCGTGCGACGAGGTAACACCCGAGCCACCACGTCAGGGCGAAGGCGGGTACGGCGATCGCGGGCACCGGGGCAGTCAACCAAACGGGCGCTAAATCCCGACACCCTTGGATGCCACGCGTGCCCTCCCGCGCCGCCGGCGTCGCCTGATCACCCACATGGCGAAAAGAACGAGCGCCACGAGGGCGAGCAGAACGAGCACGGGCAGCAGGATCGCGAGCAACGACAGCAGCACGCTCGTGACGTCCTCCACCGTGCTGGCGACCGGAGCGCCGACCCCGGCGGTGGTGGCGTTCACCACCGGACGCGAGGCGGCCTTGAGCCCGTGCACACAGAGCGCGATGAGCACGCCGGCCGCGACCGGCACCCACTGGTGCGAGCCGAAGAACGCACCCGGGTCCGAGACGGTGACCGTCTCGGACGACGACCCGGCACCGAACGCCAGCCCGCCCGCGGTGGGCCGGATCACGGTCTGCACCACGTCGTTCACGTGGTCGACCACGGGCACCTTGTCGGCGACGACCTCCACGGCGAGCAGCACCGCCAGGATGAGCAGGACCCACCCGTTCGAGAGCCACTGCCACCCGGCGGGCAGGTCGACGGCGTCCGTCCACCGTGCCAGCACACCCATGGTGAGCAGCGGGATGTACGCGTTCAGCCCGGCGGACGCCGCCAGGCCACCACCGGTGAGGGCCTCGAGCACGACCTCAGCATGACACCGCCGCGCTCGCCCCGCCGGAGAGCGGAGGCTACCCTCGTGCGGTGCGTCTGGTCATCGCGAAATGTTCCGTCGACTATGTCGGCCGTCTCTCCGCCCATCTGCCGCCGGCCGTGCGCCTGCTGATGGTCAAGGCCGACGGGTCGGTGTCCATCCACGCCGACGACCGCGCCTACAAGCCGCTGAACTGGATGAGCCCACCCTGCAAGCTCCAGGAGGCGCCCGGGGTGTGGAAGGTCGTCAACAAGGCCGGCGAGGAGCTGCGGATCACCCTCGAGGAGATCTTCCAGGACACCTCGTACGATCTGGGCGTCGACCCGGGGCTGGTCAAGGACGGCGTGGAGGCCCACCTCCAGGAGCTGCTGGCGGCCCACCCGGAAACCTTCGGCGAGGGCTGGAGTCTGGTCCGCCGCGAGTACATGACGGCGATCGGCCCGGTCGACCTCCTCTGCCGTGACGCGAACGGCGCCGCGGTGGCGGTCGAGATCAAACGCCGCGGCGAGATCGACGGCGTCGAGCAGCTCACCCGCTATCTGGAGCTGATGAACCGCGACCCGCTGCTCGCGCCGGTCCAGGGTGTCTTCGCGGCCCAGGAGATCAAGCCGCAGGCCCGCGTGCTCGCCACCGACCGCGGCATCCGCTGCGTCGTCGTCGACTACGACAAGCTCCGCGGCATGGACCGCAACGAACTGACCTTGTTCTAGCCCGACGAGGTGATCGGGCGATCGTCGACACCGTCGCCGTCCCGCAGGTCGTGACGGTGACGATCCGGCTCCTGCCCCGCGCCTAGGTGCCGGCCAGTTCGACGCGGTCCTTTGCCGTGGTGCCGCTGACGTAGGCTCGTGCGCCGAACATCCCCACCGCCGCCTGGACGGCGACTCCGGTCCAGGTCAGCGGCTGATGCTGGGCTAGGTGGACGATCGTCGGGATGCCGAGCAGGAGCACGTCGAGGCCCGCGAGTGCCGCGATCAGCGGGCCGGTCGCCACCGAGCCCATCGGGGTGTCCAGGGGCATCAGCGAGTTGTCGACGAAGCCGGTACGGCCCTTGCGGACCGCGGCCACCGCGCCGACCGGGCCGAGGGCCAGGCCCAGTGCCCACCAGGGCCCCGGTGGCAGGTGGTCGAGGACGTGCAGGAGGGTGAAGGCGGCGGCGTACCAGGCGGCCGCCAGGATGCCCGGGACCCAGAGGCGTTGCAGCACCACCGCCCGGGAGCTGAGCCCCAGCATGCGCAGCATCCACGGGTTGCCCGCGTCGGTGCGGATGGTCGCGGCCGTCACGCCGCCGGCCGGAAGGCCGCCGACGAGTGTCGCGAGGGCGAGGAGCCAGGTCGGGGCGCTGCCCAGCAGGGCCGGGAGGGTGGTCGCTCCGGCCAGCCACAGCAGGCGCCGGGGGCGGCGGCGCAGCACCAGCAGGTCCTGGGCCACCAGGACGGGTACCCGCCCCGGCAGGCGTGCCGACCGTAGCTTCCGGTGTGCCCAGTAGCGACGCTCCACCATCTCGGTGACGAACGACGGCTCCATCCCGTACGCGGAATCCCACAGCGTGCCGGCCGTGCGGGACGCCTCCAGGATGCGGTCGTTGGGGGTACGGGCGAGGCCACGTACGGCGATGAGCAGGAGCGCCGTCACGACCAGCGCGAGGGCGGCCGTGGCGCCGGCCATGACGGTCGTCGCGGGCCAACCCGGGTGCGTGCCGGGCGCGAGTCCGGCCGAGTCCGCGACCAGGCCGCCCACCCCCGCCGCCAGCAGCAGGGAGGCGAGGTCGTCCGAGCGGGCCGACCACCACCGGTCCGCCTGCGCGGCCAGGGCCAGGAGCAGGAGGGTGACCCCGGCCAGCGCGCCGGCCGCGGGCAGCAGCATCGCGGGTGCCGGCACCGGTCGGGCGGTGGCGTGCCCGAGGACCGCGAGCCCGCCCAACGCTCCCGCGGCGGCCGCGCCGGCGGCCGCGAACCACAGCGACGGCAGCAGCAGCCGGCGGCGGCTGACCGGCGCCGTGAGCAGCCAGGAGGCGGCCGGGCGGCTCAACCCGAGCGGGCCGAGGCGGCGCAGGGCCAGATAGGTGCCGCCGGTCAGGGCCACGGCGAGCGCGGCTCCGGCGAGGAGGGAGGCCTGCGGCGTGCCGGGCCAGACGACCACCGCGAGCTGTCTGTGCAGGATCCCGCCGACGATCGCGACGAAGAGGACGGCGAAGTAGACGTTGCCGAGCGTCTCGCCACGCTCGCGGTGTGACGACTGGGCCCGGCGCACCCACCTGCGGACTTCCCCGACGCGGACGGCGGCGGTCATGCGGTGACCAGGTCGGCCATGCCGGTGACGACGGCGCCCGCCGCGGCCGCGAAGGCGTCGTCGTGGCTCGCCATCAGGACCGTGCCGCCGTCCTTTCGGTACGCCGCCAGCATCGCCGCCACCGTCGCGCGGCCCTCGGGATCGAGGCGCTGCTCGGGCTCGTCGAGGATGAGTAGCCGGCTCGGGCGCAGCAGGGCCAGGGCCAGGGTGAGCCGCTGCTTCTGGCCCGACGACATCGACGGCGGATTCGCATCCGCGTGCGTGCCGATGCCGAACCGGTCGAGCGCCTCGTCCACGCCGGCCTCCGCCGCGTCCAGGCCGTGCGCGCGGCACACCAGCTCGGCGTGCTCGCGGGCGGTCAGGCCCGGATACCAGGTCGGCGGCTCCACCGTGGTCGCCACGGCCCGCCAGAACTCGGGTGTGGACCCCGGTGGGCCGCCGAAGACCTCGATCTCACCCGCGTCGGGCCGCTGGAGGCTCGCGATGCAGCGCAGCAACGTGGACTTGCCGATGCCGTTCTCGCCGGTGATGCAGACGCCGGAGCCGACCGGCACGGTCAGGCCGACGTCGACCAGGACCGGCGTCGAGCCGTAGCTCACCGACAGACCGCGGACCTTGACCGCAAGTTCATGATCCACCGACCGAAAATAGCAAGTTTCACTTTCCGGTCAGGGTGGGCGGTGGAAACCCGCTCACGGGCGGCGCCCGTACAGGAGCTTCAGGGCCTTGACGATGCGCTGGACCTGGGCCGGGGTGCGTTCGAAGGTCATTGCCGGCAGCATCGAGGGCGCCCGGCGCACGGTGATGGCCTTGGGCACGGCGAACTCGCGCAGCCCGTCCTCGCCGTGGATGCGGCCGAAGCCCGAGTCGCCGACGCCGCCGAACGGCAGGTTGGCCATGCCGACGAAGCTCAGCGTCGAGTTCACCGACACCATGCCGGTGCGCAGCCGGCGAGCGATCCGGATGGCGTTCGCCTTGCCGAAGACCGCGCCGCCGAGACCGTACGGCAGCGCGTTGGCCCGCACCACCGCCTCGTCGGCATCGGCGACCTTGGTGATCGTCAGCGTCGGGCCGAAGGTCTCCTCGCGGATCGCCGCCGAGTCCTCGGGCACGTCGACCAGCACGGTCGGCGCGACGTGCGGCGGCTGCACCGCCTCGGCACCGCCCAGCACCGCCCGCCCGCCGCTCTTCAGGGCGTCGTCGATGTGCCGGCGGACCACGTCGAGCTGGCCGGGCATGGTCATCGGACCGATGTCCTCGCCGATGGTGAGCTTGCCGGCCTTGGCCACCACCGCGTCGACGAAGGCGTCGTAGACCGGTGCGACGGCGTACACCCGCTCGATGCCGATGCAGGTCTGCCCGGCGTTGGTCATGGCGCCCCAGACGGCGGCCTCGGCCGCCGCGTTCACGTCGGCGTCGGCGTCGACGATCAGCGCGTCCTTGCCGCCGGCCTCGATGATGACCGGCGTCAGGGTCTCCGCGCAGGCGGCCATGACCTTCTTGCCGGTGGCGGTCGAACCGGTGAAGGCCACCTTGCCGACGCCGGAGCGGCACAGCAGGGCGCCGACGTCGCCGAGGCCGTGGATGGCCTGCAGGACCGGCCGCTCGGGCACGATCTCGGCGAAGGTGTCGACCAGCCATTGACCGACCGCGGGGGTGTACTCGCTGGGCTTGAGGACCACGGCGTTGCCGGCGGCGAGCGCGCCGGAGATCGGGCCCAGCGGGGTCAGGATCGGGTAGTTCCAGGGGCCGATGACGCCGATCACGCCGTACGGCTGGTATTCCAGGTGGCCGGCGTGCTCGGCGAGCAACAGCCGCGACCGCGTGCGGCGCGGGCCGAGCACGCGCCGGGCGTGCCGGGCCGCCCAGTCCGTGTGCTCGATCGCGGCGCTGGCCTCGACGATGGCGTCGGCGACCGGCTTGCCGGTCTCGGTGTGGGTGAGCGCGGCCAGCTCCTCCAGCCGCTCGGCCAGCAGGGCCCGCCACCGCAGCATCCGGATCTTGCGCTCCTCGAAGCCCAGGCCGGCCCACCACGCCCCGGCCGCGCGGGCACGCTCCACGGCGGCGGTGACCGCCGCGGCGTCGGCGACGGGCACGCGCCCCGCCTCCGCCCCGGTCGCAGGACTGGTCGAGATGAGGACGCCGTCCTCGACCACGGGGACTCCGGGGGTACGGGTAGCCGTCATGACGCGAGTCTATGTCGCGTTCGGGGTCCCGGGGCTCCCACGTACGCTTGATAATCATGAGTCCCCGCCGGAATCGCGTCCGCCGTGACGAGTCGCCCCTCGTCCCGGACGAGCGTGTCCGCCGAGGCGTGGAGGGCGTCCAGCAGTATCAGGACGGCGAGTGGATGGTCCGGTCGATCTTCGGCGGGGCGGCGGTGAAGACGTACCGGTGCCCGGGCTGTGTGCAGGACATCCCGCCCGGGATGGCACACGTCGTGGCCTGGCCGGCCGACGAGCGCGGCGACGCGTCGGACCGCCGGCACTGGCACACCGGCTGCTGGCGTGCCCGCGACCGGCGCGGCCCGGCGGTGGAACGCTCCCGCAACGCGCCCCGCTACGGGTGACCTGCCGTTCCTGGGGAAAGATCAAGGACGTGACCAACCAGATCCGCGCGAACTCCATCCTGCCGGCCTGCCGGGAGGACATCGAACTGCACACCGCCGACGGGTTGACCCTCGTCGGCGAGCTGGCCCGGCCGCTCGACCGCGAACCGGTCGCCACCCTGGTGTGCCTGCATCCGCTGCCCACCCACGGCGGCATGATGGACAGCCACGTCTTCCGGAAGGCGGCCTGGCGCCTGCCCGCCCTGGCCGGCGTCGCGGTGCTGCGCTTCAACACCCGCGGCACGTCCAGCGTCCGGGGCACGAGCGAGGGCGCGTTCTCCGCGGCGGTCGAGGAGAAGTACGACGTGGCGGCCGCCATCGAGTACGCGGAGTTCGCCGATCTGCCGCACGTCTGGCTGCTCGGCTGGTCCTTCGGCACCGATCTCACGCTGATGCACGGCCTGGACCCGGTCGTCGCGGGCGCCATCCTGCTGTCGCCGCCGCTGCGCTTCTCCGGCCCGGAGCATCTGGCCGCCTGGGCGGAAGCCGGCAAGCCGGTGACGGCGCTGGTCCCGGAGTTCGACGACTACCTGCGCCCGGATGCCGCCGTCGAGCGTTTCCGGGCGATTCCGCAGGCCGAGGTGGTCGGCGTGCCCGGTGCCAAGCATCTCTGGGTCGGCGACGCCGAAACCGTCCTGGACGAGATCGTGCGCCGGGTCGCCCCGGGCGTGACCGTGCCGCTGCCGCGCGAGTGGGACGGGCCGATCGAATCGGGGGACATGAACGCGTACGCGGACCGCACCGTGGCCGCCTTCGCGGACACCCCCGTGCCGGGACCGACCACCGAGTAGGCGCGCTCGCGCCGGGCCGGGGTGTCGTGCCCGGTCAGTCCGCGTCGACGCCGACCCGGCTCCCGCTCGGCCGGGTGGTCACCTTGGCCGACGCGGTGATCTTGCCGGGGCTCGCCACGGCGCCGGGAGCGGGCGGCAGGTCCGGTGCCTGCTGTCCGGTGGATTTGACCGCCGGCGCG is a genomic window containing:
- the nucS gene encoding endonuclease NucS — translated: MRLVIAKCSVDYVGRLSAHLPPAVRLLMVKADGSVSIHADDRAYKPLNWMSPPCKLQEAPGVWKVVNKAGEELRITLEEIFQDTSYDLGVDPGLVKDGVEAHLQELLAAHPETFGEGWSLVRREYMTAIGPVDLLCRDANGAAVAVEIKRRGEIDGVEQLTRYLELMNRDPLLAPVQGVFAAQEIKPQARVLATDRGIRCVVVDYDKLRGMDRNELTLF
- a CDS encoding alpha/beta hydrolase is translated as MTNQIRANSILPACREDIELHTADGLTLVGELARPLDREPVATLVCLHPLPTHGGMMDSHVFRKAAWRLPALAGVAVLRFNTRGTSSVRGTSEGAFSAAVEEKYDVAAAIEYAEFADLPHVWLLGWSFGTDLTLMHGLDPVVAGAILLSPPLRFSGPEHLAAWAEAGKPVTALVPEFDDYLRPDAAVERFRAIPQAEVVGVPGAKHLWVGDAETVLDEIVRRVAPGVTVPLPREWDGPIESGDMNAYADRTVAAFADTPVPGPTTE
- a CDS encoding FtsK/SpoIIIE domain-containing protein translates to MGSHRNALVAVVRQELAEARGTARAVLAAAESARSEAQRRKKLIRDAYATCLAQLAEARDTARQDILRRTQAEAAALTRNVESLAALTASGAAGTSWRYWTPTEPDRVGRPGLLRIGTVAYETGEERTKLPALVPFLDHAHLNVLGDQTAVDGVISGLLLRALGTTRPGDVRLSVYDPEQLGGTLAAFAPLGNAGLLSFVSPGGLGATLDDLVEHICRVNESVLAGEHASLADLTGTGSRPEPWRVVVLLFDPARTGDLTDAQRAQLDRVVRTGVACGVHLVVRGLELAQHPTVERVAVRGETAACDTTGGLTVRLDAPPPAERIAAFCRTTAERLREGPPPARFTDLTPEKIWTESSAHGLTAPIGDSTDGSLVCVPLGDDPPHALIGGPSGSGKTNLIYAWIGSLAARYDPGELALYLLDFKEGVSFARFTPGPRDPSWLPQVRLAGINVNGDREFGLAMLRHLGEELRVRAQAAKRYEATKLAELRAEDPGGHWPRIVAVIDEFQVLLAGRDALAEEAVTLLEDLARRGRSQGIHLVLASQDVSGIEALWGRSGLVGQFTLRIALPKARRILADANLAAAVIPRFHAVVNADSGVAGANQVVRLPDASDRSVWRALQRKLWQERPVTCVPPRLFDGDAVPRLPDAYRPAGRVPDSSADVGSSPGAVLGERIDVAARPARLRLGRMPGRNLAVLGTRTDEACDVLAAAALSLAAQGPARFSIVCLDASAERPAARLVAELPQADWYGLGDLDDLFAGLAPDGIPHYVVGYACDAAGPAYRERLRALLAEGPEQRLHVLGWWRSVARLRDDLGGIGARLDTIGAWVALDVQGAELSPLSPQPGGPLWYPRRRRALFFDRSVHRHPEVIIPYEVNSDHT
- a CDS encoding ABC transporter ATP-binding protein — encoded protein: MDHELAVKVRGLSVSYGSTPVLVDVGLTVPVGSGVCITGENGIGKSTLLRCIASLQRPDAGEIEVFGGPPGSTPEFWRAVATTVEPPTWYPGLTAREHAELVCRAHGLDAAEAGVDEALDRFGIGTHADANPPSMSSGQKQRLTLALALLRPSRLLILDEPEQRLDPEGRATVAAMLAAYRKDGGTVLMASHDDAFAAAAGAVVTGMADLVTA
- a CDS encoding DUF4126 domain-containing protein, whose protein sequence is MLEALTGGGLAASAGLNAYIPLLTMGVLARWTDAVDLPAGWQWLSNGWVLLILAVLLAVEVVADKVPVVDHVNDVVQTVIRPTAGGLAFGAGSSSETVTVSDPGAFFGSHQWVPVAAGVLIALCVHGLKAASRPVVNATTAGVGAPVASTVEDVTSVLLSLLAILLPVLVLLALVALVLFAMWVIRRRRRRGRARVASKGVGI
- a CDS encoding aldehyde dehydrogenase family protein, whose amino-acid sequence is MTATRTPGVPVVEDGVLISTSPATGAEAGRVPVADAAAVTAAVERARAAGAWWAGLGFEERKIRMLRWRALLAERLEELAALTHTETGKPVADAIVEASAAIEHTDWAARHARRVLGPRRTRSRLLLAEHAGHLEYQPYGVIGVIGPWNYPILTPLGPISGALAAGNAVVLKPSEYTPAVGQWLVDTFAEIVPERPVLQAIHGLGDVGALLCRSGVGKVAFTGSTATGKKVMAACAETLTPVIIEAGGKDALIVDADADVNAAAEAAVWGAMTNAGQTCIGIERVYAVAPVYDAFVDAVVAKAGKLTIGEDIGPMTMPGQLDVVRRHIDDALKSGGRAVLGGAEAVQPPHVAPTVLVDVPEDSAAIREETFGPTLTITKVADADEAVVRANALPYGLGGAVFGKANAIRIARRLRTGMVSVNSTLSFVGMANLPFGGVGDSGFGRIHGEDGLREFAVPKAITVRRAPSMLPAMTFERTPAQVQRIVKALKLLYGRRP
- a CDS encoding DUF6297 family protein; protein product: MTAAVRVGEVRRWVRRAQSSHRERGETLGNVYFAVLFVAIVGGILHRQLAVVVWPGTPQASLLAGAALAVALTGGTYLALRRLGPLGLSRPAASWLLTAPVSRRRLLLPSLWFAAAGAAAAGALGGLAVLGHATARPVPAPAMLLPAAGALAGVTLLLLALAAQADRWWSARSDDLASLLLAAGVGGLVADSAGLAPGTHPGWPATTVMAGATAALALVVTALLLIAVRGLARTPNDRILEASRTAGTLWDSAYGMEPSFVTEMVERRYWAHRKLRSARLPGRVPVLVAQDLLVLRRRPRRLLWLAGATTLPALLGSAPTWLLALATLVGGLPAGGVTAATIRTDAGNPWMLRMLGLSSRAVVLQRLWVPGILAAAWYAAAFTLLHVLDHLPPGPWWALGLALGPVGAVAAVRKGRTGFVDNSLMPLDTPMGSVATGPLIAALAGLDVLLLGIPTIVHLAQHQPLTWTGVAVQAAVGMFGARAYVSGTTAKDRVELAGT